In Aspergillus luchuensis IFO 4308 DNA, chromosome 1, nearly complete sequence, the following are encoded in one genomic region:
- a CDS encoding RTA1 domain-containing protein (COG:S;~EggNog:ENOG410PN5J;~InterPro:IPR007568;~PFAM:PF04479;~TransMembrane:7 (o20-40i47-66o86-111i123-141o161-186i207-227o239-259i);~antiSMASH:Cluster_1.19;~go_component: GO:0016021 - integral component of membrane [Evidence IEA]), with product MLDPRDSESYEFAFYRYDPSMGGAILFILLFIGTTGYHVFQMVKSRTWFFIPFVIGGIFEIIGYIGRAMSSKQSPNWTLGPYIVQTLFLLLAPALLAASIYMLLGRIILVLQAETHALLKKKWLTKIFVTGDVLSFLLQGAGGGIQSSGSLSAMKTGEHIIVVGLVIQIFFFAFFMITATHFYLKVKKYPFPRSCSPHIPWKKHMKVLYATSFFIMVRSMFRLIEYIQGNNGFLLHHEAFLYIFDALLMFITMTIFNVIHPQEIGQLLRHPNDYDMTSFSEEQTPKPYQGYNNV from the exons ATGTTGGACCCCAGAGATTCAGAAAGTTATGAATTCGCATTCTACCGCTATGACCCCAGCATGGGTGGCGCCATTCTTttcatccttctcttcattgGCACAACAGGGTATCATGTCTTTCAAATGGTCAAGTCTCGCACATGGTTCTTCATTCCATTTGTCATAGGTGGTATAT TTGAGATCATCGGATATATCGGACGTGCCATGTCCAGCAAGCAAAGCCCCAACTGGACGCTCGGGCCATACATCGTGCAGACACTCTTTCTCTTACTCGCCCCTGCTCTCCTTGCAGCCTCTATATACATGCTACTCGGTCGAATTATCCTAGTGTTACAGGCTGAAACCCACGCACTGCTGAAAAAGAAGTGGTTGACGAAGATATTTGTCACAGGTGATGTGCTTTCGTTCTTATTGCAGGGAGCAG GCGGCGGAATCCAGTCCAGTGGCAGCCTATCTGCCATGAAGACTGGCGAgcacatcatcgtcgtcggccTCGTGATTCAAatattcttcttcgcatTTTTCATGATCACTGCGACCCACTTCTACCTGAAGGTCAAGAAGTATCCGTTCCCTCGATCTTGTTCTCCGCATATTCCTTGGAAGAAACACATGAAGGTACTCTACGCGACGAGCTTCTTTATCATGGTCCGTTCGATGTTTCGACTCATTGAGTACATTCAAGGAAACAACGGGTTTCTTTTGCACCACGAGGCCTTcctttatatttttgatgCACTGTTGATGTTTATCACCATGACCATATTCAACGTTATTCATCCGCAAGAAATCGGCCAGCTACTCCGTCACCCCAATGATTATGACATGACATCTTTCTCAGAAGAGCAGACCCCAAAGCCCTACCAAGGGTACAATAATGTGTGA